A portion of the Physeter macrocephalus isolate SW-GA chromosome 15, ASM283717v5, whole genome shotgun sequence genome contains these proteins:
- the LOC102976965 gene encoding LOW QUALITY PROTEIN: FACT complex subunit SPT16-like (The sequence of the model RefSeq protein was modified relative to this genomic sequence to represent the inferred CDS: substituted 1 base at 1 genomic stop codon) produces the protein MTLVRTCSIAIRLAQRGSDQMKGPWSPGKESKESSYRSTCLLQPTTLVLVNATEWPPFVVMLDEVELIHLERVQFHRKNFDTVIVYKDYSKKVTTINAIHVASLDPIKEWLNSCDLKYTEGVQSLNWTTVMKTNVDDPEGFLEQGGWSFLEPEGEGSDTEEGDSASXIEDETFNPSEDYCEKEEEDGEEDYSSEAEESDYSTESLGSEEDIGQDWDELEEEAQKADRESRYEEEEEQSCSMSWKRKASVHRSGRGSNRGSRHSSVPPKKKRK, from the exons ATGACGTTGGTCAGGACATGTAGCATCGCTATTCGTCTTGCTCAGAGGGGATCTGACCAAATGAAGGGACCATGGAGTCCAGGAAAGGAGAGCAAAGAG AGCTCCTATAGGAGTACCTGCCTCCTTCAGCCCACTACTCTTGTGCTGGTAAATGCTACAGAATGGCCACCTTTTGTGGTGATGTTGGATGAAGTGGAGCTGATTCACTTGGAGCGAGTCCAGTTTCACCGGAAGAACTTTGACACAGTAATCGTCTACAAGGACTACAGCAAGAAAGTGACAACGATCAACGCCATTCATGTTGCCTCTCTTGACCCCATCAAGGAATGGTTGAATTCTTGTGACCTAAAGTACACAGAAGGAGTACAGTCCCTCAACTGGACTACAGTTATGAAGACCAATGTTGATGACCCTGAGGGCTTCTTAGAACAAGGTGGCTGGTCTTTCCTGGAACCTGAGGGTGAAGGGAGTGATACTGAGGAAGGGGATTCTGCGTCTTAAATCGAAGATGAGACTTTTAATCCTTCAGAGGATTACtgtgaaaaagaggaggaggacgGTGAGGAAGATTATTCATCAGAAGCTGAAGAATCAGATTATTCCACGGAATCACTGGGCAGTGAAGAAGACATTGGACAGGATTGGGATGAACTGGAGGAAGAAGCCCAAAAAGCTGACCGTGAAAGTCGctatgaggaggaagaggaacagaGTTGCAGTATGAGCTGGAAGAGGAAGGCATCTGTGCACAGGTCAGGCCGAGGCTCTAACCGAGGTTCCAGACACAGCTCTGTGCCtcccaagaaaaagaggaagtaa